In the genome of Ancylomarina subtilis, one region contains:
- a CDS encoding ABC transporter ATP-binding protein — protein MNTDKKVISVRNLYKKFGAFTANDDLSFDVYKGEIFGFLGANGAGKTTAMKILCGLSYPTSGEIMVAGLDVYKQREELKKNIGYMSQKFSLYEDLTVFENIRFYAGIYGMSSKEIKAKADELLQKLGLVHARNKRIGELPLGWKQKLAFSVAIFHNPEIVFLDEPTGGVDPVTRRQFWDLIYEASRDGITVFVTTHYMDEAEYCDRISIMVDGRIEALDTPEKLKTQFKAKDMDEVFLLLARKSNYQE, from the coding sequence ATGAATACGGACAAAAAAGTAATATCAGTACGGAACTTATACAAGAAATTTGGTGCCTTTACTGCAAACGACGACTTGTCCTTTGATGTTTACAAAGGGGAAATATTCGGTTTCCTTGGCGCAAATGGTGCGGGTAAAACGACTGCGATGAAGATCCTCTGTGGTCTTTCGTATCCAACATCCGGTGAGATCATGGTTGCAGGCTTGGATGTTTACAAACAAAGGGAGGAGCTAAAAAAGAATATCGGTTACATGAGTCAAAAATTCTCTTTATATGAGGATTTAACGGTATTTGAGAATATCCGTTTTTATGCAGGAATTTACGGCATGTCATCTAAAGAAATCAAGGCAAAAGCCGATGAGTTGCTACAAAAACTGGGACTGGTTCATGCAAGAAATAAACGCATAGGTGAACTGCCCCTGGGTTGGAAACAAAAACTGGCATTCTCAGTTGCTATTTTCCATAATCCGGAAATTGTATTTCTGGATGAACCCACCGGAGGTGTTGATCCGGTTACCAGAAGACAATTTTGGGATCTTATTTATGAAGCCTCACGAGATGGTATTACCGTTTTTGTAACAACACACTATATGGATGAAGCTGAATATTGTGATCGAATCTCAATTATGGTTGACGGGAGAATTGAGGCGTTGGACACTCCGGAAAAACTAAAAACACAGTTTAAAGCCAAAGATATGGATGAAGTCTTCCTTCTACTGGCAAGAAAAAGTAACTATCAGGAATAA
- a CDS encoding phosphatase PAP2 family protein — MRKISKQLIYSGLIFCFFLLIGAYVLTAFSSIEFTLFLNSIHSPFLDHLFLWITLLGDGSLIMVLSFLLLFKKYYYSLISIILLINSGLLAYIFKKMLFVNSMRPLFYLSVSEIHIPHGIHFYYKNAFPSGHAMTVFVVASLLIWIYQNHILSYLSLLIAGLVCISRVYLLQHFFIDVYFGAILGVLETVLIIWLFETKLNWKSNSRLNSSLRRFIQNE; from the coding sequence ATGAGAAAGATTTCTAAGCAACTAATTTACAGTGGCCTCATTTTTTGTTTTTTCCTTCTAATTGGAGCTTATGTTCTAACTGCCTTCTCAAGTATTGAATTCACCTTGTTTCTCAATTCAATACATAGCCCATTTCTGGACCACCTTTTTTTATGGATAACCCTACTGGGTGATGGCAGCTTAATCATGGTGCTTTCTTTTCTCTTGTTATTCAAAAAATACTACTATTCATTAATTAGTATCATCCTATTAATTAACTCTGGCTTGCTTGCCTATATATTTAAAAAAATGCTGTTTGTAAATTCAATGCGCCCATTATTTTATCTTTCGGTAAGCGAAATTCACATACCCCATGGCATTCATTTTTATTATAAAAACGCATTCCCTTCCGGTCATGCAATGACCGTTTTTGTCGTCGCCAGCCTACTCATCTGGATCTATCAGAATCATATCTTAAGCTATTTATCCTTACTTATAGCCGGACTGGTTTGCATCTCACGTGTCTATCTGCTGCAACACTTTTTTATAGACGTTTATTTTGGTGCGATTCTGGGAGTGCTTGAAACGGTCCTCATTATATGGCTATTCGAGACAAAATTAAATTGGAAATCAAACAGCAGACTCAATTCATCATTAAGACGTTTCATTCAGAATGAATAA
- a CDS encoding ABC transporter permease produces the protein MRTIKYILQKEFLQIFRNKSMLPIIFAMPIIQLCVLVFAATFEMKNTNLYIVDQDLSSHSRQIISKFEASPFFTIKNVDFSIKKAEDKLFEDKVDAILYFENGFGNAIDKKETASVQVLVNAIDASAAGLYNAYILSVIQDYNLKLGSSIQTMMKNQAVQQVQNTYSHLFNPEMKYIPYMLPGILVLLITVIGLFLSAMNVVREKEIGTIEQINVTPIKKYQFLLGKLIPFLFIGFFELGIGLIIAAFVFKIPVLGSVWLIYLVAFIYLLTILGIGLFISTQTDTQQQAMFIAWFFMIIFILMGGLFTPTESMPEWGQKINLLNPVAYFIKIIRMIMLKGSGFMDILKELSILSLYSITILSFAANRYKKTS, from the coding sequence ATGCGAACAATAAAATATATCTTACAAAAGGAGTTTCTTCAGATTTTTAGAAACAAAAGTATGCTGCCCATCATCTTTGCAATGCCTATCATTCAACTTTGCGTCCTGGTTTTTGCAGCAACCTTCGAAATGAAAAATACCAATTTGTATATTGTTGATCAGGATTTATCCAGTCATTCCCGACAAATTATATCAAAATTTGAAGCGTCACCATTTTTCACCATCAAGAATGTTGACTTCTCGATAAAGAAAGCAGAAGATAAACTTTTTGAAGACAAAGTGGATGCTATTTTGTATTTTGAAAATGGTTTTGGTAATGCTATCGACAAAAAAGAAACTGCCTCAGTTCAGGTCCTTGTAAATGCCATAGATGCCAGTGCTGCAGGGTTGTATAATGCCTACATTCTTTCTGTTATACAGGATTATAATCTAAAGCTTGGCTCCAGTATTCAGACGATGATGAAAAACCAAGCCGTTCAGCAGGTTCAAAACACGTATTCTCACCTCTTTAATCCTGAGATGAAATATATCCCTTATATGTTACCGGGAATATTGGTCTTATTAATCACCGTCATTGGCCTGTTTTTATCAGCGATGAATGTCGTTCGTGAAAAAGAGATTGGCACCATTGAACAAATTAATGTCACCCCTATCAAAAAATATCAATTTCTACTCGGAAAATTAATCCCCTTCTTATTTATCGGCTTCTTCGAATTAGGCATTGGTCTAATCATTGCAGCATTCGTATTCAAAATACCGGTTCTAGGCTCAGTTTGGTTAATTTATTTGGTTGCTTTTATTTACCTGCTGACCATATTGGGAATTGGTCTGTTTATTTCAACACAAACAGACACGCAACAACAAGCCATGTTCATAGCCTGGTTTTTTATGATTATTTTCATCCTTATGGGTGGTTTGTTTACACCAACCGAAAGTATGCCGGAATGGGGACAAAAAATAAACCTTCTAAATCCAGTGGCCTATTTTATCAAAATCATTAGAATGATCATGCTAAAGGGTTCCGGATTTATGGATATTCTTAAAGAATTAAGCATTCTCAGCTTATATTCGATAACCATATTGAGTTTTGCAGCAAATCGATACAAAAAAACGAGCTAA
- a CDS encoding phosphatase PAP2 family protein has translation MLNLKNTVIPISLFTIGFIGIESDALKSFNREVREEVRENIDRQFTADDFLQYAPGAMVYANDLLGVKGKHKLQNQLLIHGTSLFIMGAIVNTLKYSEKVERPDHSSFNSFPSGHTAMAFANAEFLYQEYKDKSIWYGIAGYTIASSIGVFRIVNNRHWVTDVLAGAGIGIFSTKLSYFLYDRVFAKKNNKTKTTLISPFYNSKQLGLCCSITF, from the coding sequence GTGTTGAATTTAAAAAATACGGTCATTCCTATATCGCTTTTTACAATTGGGTTTATAGGAATCGAAAGTGATGCTCTAAAGAGTTTTAATAGAGAGGTTAGGGAAGAAGTGAGAGAAAATATTGATAGACAATTTACTGCCGATGATTTTTTGCAGTATGCTCCCGGAGCCATGGTATATGCAAACGATTTGCTGGGTGTTAAAGGTAAACATAAGCTTCAGAATCAATTACTCATTCATGGGACATCGCTTTTTATTATGGGAGCTATTGTGAATACCTTAAAGTATTCCGAAAAAGTTGAAAGACCAGATCATTCATCTTTTAATTCTTTTCCTTCTGGTCACACGGCAATGGCTTTTGCAAATGCTGAGTTTTTATATCAGGAATATAAGGATAAATCAATTTGGTATGGGATAGCGGGGTATACGATTGCAAGTTCAATAGGTGTTTTTAGAATTGTGAATAACAGGCATTGGGTTACCGATGTATTGGCTGGGGCAGGGATTGGCATTTTTAGCACAAAGCTGTCCTATTTTTTATACGATCGTGTATTTGCGAAAAAAAATAATAAAACTAAAACAACCCTTATATCACCTTTTTACAATTCAAAACAATTAGGTTTGTGTTGTTCTATAACTTTTTAG
- a CDS encoding ABC transporter permease, whose amino-acid sequence MKRFIGFLKKEFYHIFRDKRSMLILFGMPIVQLLLFGFVITNDLKDVKMAVLDHSKDEYTSEIINKIVSSGYFNLVENLDNITQVDETFRKGETKVVLVFEPDFGKKLIKGSQASVQILTDASDPNMANMEVNYLQGILQNYNVEINRGKQVPNQITPQTRMYFNSKLESVYMFVPGIMATILMLVSAMMTSISIAREKELGTMEILLVSPLRPLQIILGKVTPYLILSFINALVIVGVGYFVFGVPVLGSFALLMTESLLFILLALSLGIYISTVSNSQQVAMMLSMFALMLPTILLSGFIFPLRNMPLPLQIISNIIPPRWFIVIIKNIMLKGTGLEFVWKETLILIGMTAGLIGLSVKKFKIRLE is encoded by the coding sequence ATGAAACGTTTTATCGGTTTTCTAAAAAAAGAGTTTTACCACATCTTCCGAGACAAAAGGTCGATGCTTATTTTATTTGGGATGCCCATTGTACAGCTCTTACTTTTTGGCTTTGTAATTACCAATGACCTTAAAGATGTTAAGATGGCTGTGCTTGACCACTCTAAAGATGAATATACATCTGAAATTATCAACAAAATTGTATCCTCAGGTTATTTCAATCTGGTTGAAAACCTTGATAATATTACGCAGGTTGACGAAACCTTCCGCAAAGGTGAAACAAAAGTCGTCTTAGTTTTTGAACCGGATTTCGGAAAGAAGCTCATCAAAGGATCACAAGCCTCAGTACAAATACTTACAGATGCCTCTGATCCCAATATGGCAAATATGGAGGTCAACTACCTTCAGGGTATCCTTCAGAATTACAATGTCGAGATAAACAGGGGCAAACAGGTCCCGAATCAGATCACCCCTCAAACAAGAATGTACTTTAATTCGAAGTTGGAAAGCGTATATATGTTTGTACCGGGCATCATGGCAACAATCCTAATGCTGGTTTCAGCCATGATGACTTCCATATCGATTGCACGGGAAAAAGAACTGGGAACCATGGAAATTCTTTTGGTGTCTCCCCTACGCCCCTTACAAATTATCCTGGGGAAAGTTACGCCTTACTTAATCTTGTCTTTCATTAACGCCTTAGTTATTGTAGGCGTGGGATATTTCGTATTTGGAGTGCCGGTACTAGGTAGTTTTGCACTACTTATGACAGAAAGTTTATTATTCATACTGCTAGCTCTATCGCTGGGAATTTATATTTCCACCGTATCAAATAGTCAGCAAGTTGCTATGATGCTATCCATGTTCGCTTTAATGCTGCCTACAATCCTGCTTTCAGGTTTTATTTTCCCCTTACGAAATATGCCACTGCCTTTGCAAATTATCAGCAATATTATTCCACCCAGATGGTTTATTGTCATTATTAAAAACATCATGCTAAAGGGAACCGGCTTGGAATTTGTTTGGAAAGAAACCCTCATTCTCATTGGAATGACAGCAGGTTTAATAGGCCTAAGTGTCAAAAAATTTAAGATCAGATTAGAGTAA
- a CDS encoding ArnT family glycosyltransferase encodes MLKSIPNIHIKNRVPILILLIYILISTVGINGSIYILDEAKNTECAREMLESENYIVPTFNYELRTDKPPLHYFFMALSYKIFGVSSWSSRFFSIIFGALTLLITYFFAKKWLGIKTAYISSLILLSSLHYGIFFHMAVPDPYLVFFFTASLFLFFESLQSRNRLIIWGMYICLSLGVLTKGPIAVLFPGLIMLVYLLITKNFNLKSIARLKPFEGLIIFSLIVLPWYLLVDYKTNGEWTRGFFMEHNMERFSSTKEGHGFTFLMTPLFVFFGLFPFSLFLFRSINHIYKQKKEDVLIFALTAGLVILIFFTLSSTRLPNYTAPAYPFFAVLIASFLAKIKQFNPKPELIGLIILSILLLATAYIGLTIEKQFTVLIPQLLLLTTGFIGAVFALKYYKKKKFIFVIHLISYSFIIFSFFLSGIIFQQIAKQNPVSMSLPLIDKNEPIAYYKKFNPSYPFYLKCEIKQLDNIESLKYFLENHPKACVISTLKSLRDVNYQEFALKIFEQKDVFENRTTVILMNKKRN; translated from the coding sequence ATGCTAAAATCAATTCCAAATATCCACATCAAGAATAGAGTTCCTATTTTGATACTTCTCATATATATACTTATTAGCACTGTGGGTATTAATGGTTCGATTTATATATTGGATGAAGCAAAAAATACGGAGTGTGCCAGGGAAATGTTGGAAAGCGAAAATTATATTGTTCCGACCTTTAACTACGAATTACGAACAGATAAGCCTCCCCTACACTACTTTTTCATGGCTTTATCTTACAAAATTTTTGGCGTTTCATCTTGGTCATCCCGATTTTTTTCCATCATTTTTGGAGCCTTAACATTACTCATAACTTACTTTTTCGCAAAGAAATGGCTGGGAATTAAAACGGCTTACATCAGCTCACTGATACTTCTATCATCATTGCATTATGGCATTTTCTTTCATATGGCTGTGCCCGATCCCTATCTTGTATTTTTCTTTACTGCTTCTTTATTTCTCTTTTTTGAGTCACTTCAAAGCAGAAACCGATTGATTATATGGGGAATGTATATTTGTTTGTCACTGGGAGTTTTAACCAAAGGTCCCATTGCCGTTTTATTTCCCGGATTAATTATGCTGGTTTATTTGTTAATCACCAAAAATTTTAATTTAAAATCGATTGCTCGCCTAAAACCATTCGAAGGCCTCATTATTTTTTCTTTAATAGTTCTCCCCTGGTACCTCTTAGTCGACTATAAGACTAATGGAGAATGGACCAGAGGCTTTTTTATGGAACATAACATGGAAAGATTTTCTTCTACAAAGGAAGGTCATGGTTTTACTTTTTTAATGACACCCCTTTTTGTCTTTTTTGGTTTATTCCCATTTTCCCTATTTCTGTTCCGATCGATAAACCATATATACAAACAAAAAAAGGAAGATGTACTCATATTTGCACTTACAGCAGGACTTGTCATCCTCATATTTTTCACGTTATCATCAACAAGGCTGCCCAATTACACGGCTCCTGCATACCCATTTTTTGCCGTACTTATTGCTTCATTTCTAGCAAAAATCAAACAGTTTAACCCCAAACCAGAACTTATTGGACTAATTATCCTATCCATACTACTTCTTGCGACAGCTTATATCGGTCTGACTATTGAGAAGCAATTCACTGTTCTTATTCCCCAATTACTTTTGCTTACAACAGGCTTTATTGGAGCTGTCTTTGCCTTAAAATATTATAAAAAAAAGAAATTCATTTTTGTGATTCATTTGATCAGTTATTCCTTTATTATCTTTTCTTTTTTCCTCTCGGGGATTATATTTCAACAAATTGCCAAACAAAACCCGGTAAGCATGTCCCTGCCTCTCATCGATAAAAACGAACCGATTGCCTATTATAAAAAATTCAATCCCTCTTATCCTTTTTATTTAAAGTGTGAAATCAAACAACTCGATAATATCGAAAGTCTTAAATATTTTCTTGAAAATCACCCGAAAGCCTGTGTCATATCCACTCTCA
- a CDS encoding NlpC/P60 family protein yields MPKKILFLIVISLFIASCSTHKHIPQQTKKQTVRKQNSGVKIIEQEAEEPSIEQDTIVHINRAQELEPTIKNKLEKEYLKYKGVPYKYGGTSAKGFDCSGFVQLTYKKTFNIELPRSTRQMLKEGVEVSKNKLKIGDLVFFKPNNTYRHVGIYMGENLFIHVSTKRGVMKSNLKMTYWLKHYLTSRRILKPNEGS; encoded by the coding sequence ATGCCTAAAAAAATCCTATTCCTAATTGTTATCAGTCTTTTTATTGCTTCCTGTTCAACACATAAACACATCCCCCAACAAACAAAAAAACAAACAGTAAGAAAACAAAACTCGGGTGTGAAAATAATAGAACAGGAAGCAGAAGAACCATCTATCGAACAGGATACAATCGTACATATAAACAGAGCTCAAGAACTGGAACCGACTATAAAAAACAAACTTGAGAAAGAATACCTAAAGTATAAAGGGGTGCCATACAAATATGGTGGCACCTCTGCTAAAGGTTTTGATTGTTCTGGTTTTGTACAGCTTACATACAAAAAGACTTTCAATATAGAGCTTCCCCGCTCAACCAGACAAATGCTTAAGGAAGGTGTGGAGGTATCGAAAAACAAACTAAAAATTGGCGACTTGGTATTTTTCAAACCCAACAATACCTATCGGCATGTAGGCATATATATGGGCGAAAATCTATTCATACACGTTTCAACAAAAAGAGGCGTTATGAAATCCAATTTAAAGATGACTTATTGGTTAAAACACTACCTAACATCGCGAAGAATACTTAAACCCAATGAAGGCTCTTAA
- a CDS encoding ABC transporter ATP-binding protein: MKSKISITNLSKSYGDVEALKKIDLDIEPGELFGLIGPDGAGKTSLFRLLATLLLPNSGSATLCGFDMVKEYKQIRNLLGYMPGKFSLYQDLSVLENLNFFATVFDTKIEDNMDMIRDIWLQIEPFKHRLAGKLSGGMKQKLALCCALIHQPKILLLDEPTTGVDVVSRREFWQMLKNLKAKGITIIVATPYMDEANLCERVALMQNGEILSIDTPDGIISSFEKDLYAIQGQDIYQLLLDLRAYPFANSVFPFGQNIHYTDKRENVSPSELKDYLMSKGQNRIEIKKITAGIEDCFMALSQQNNVQT; the protein is encoded by the coding sequence TCAAAAAGATTGATCTTGACATAGAACCAGGAGAATTATTTGGTTTAATAGGGCCTGATGGTGCTGGAAAAACAAGTCTTTTCCGTCTACTGGCAACTCTATTGCTTCCTAATTCGGGTTCAGCGACACTCTGCGGTTTTGATATGGTAAAAGAGTACAAGCAAATCCGAAATCTATTGGGTTATATGCCCGGTAAATTTTCTCTATATCAGGATTTAAGTGTACTGGAAAACCTCAATTTTTTTGCAACAGTTTTCGATACGAAAATCGAAGACAATATGGATATGATCCGGGATATTTGGTTGCAAATTGAACCCTTCAAACACCGATTAGCTGGGAAATTATCCGGTGGAATGAAACAGAAACTGGCCCTTTGTTGTGCACTCATCCATCAACCCAAAATATTGTTATTGGATGAACCAACTACAGGTGTTGATGTGGTTTCGAGAAGAGAATTCTGGCAGATGTTGAAGAATCTGAAAGCAAAAGGGATCACCATTATTGTTGCAACCCCCTATATGGACGAAGCGAACTTATGCGAAAGGGTTGCACTCATGCAAAACGGAGAAATATTAAGTATAGACACACCTGATGGTATCATTTCCAGCTTTGAGAAGGATTTATATGCCATACAAGGTCAGGATATCTACCAACTCCTTTTGGACTTAAGGGCTTATCCATTTGCCAATTCAGTTTTCCCTTTTGGTCAAAACATTCACTATACCGATAAGCGAGAGAATGTATCACCCTCAGAACTTAAAGACTATCTGATGTCAAAAGGACAAAACAGAATTGAAATCAAAAAAATTACCGCTGGCATCGAGGATTGCTTTATGGCTTTAAGTCAGCAAAATAATGTACAGACATGA